The genomic stretch TATAATATCGAAATTGAAATGACGCCCTGCGGGCATACCTTTATTCCCAAAGAGCATGGGCATTAATAATGAAATCAATTGATGGAGGGAAAACAAATGGCAGCAGTTACAGCTGGAATGGTAAAAGAATTAAGAGAGATGACCGGCGCGGGCATGATGGATTGCAAGAAAGCTCTTGCAGAAACAGACGGTGATATGGACAAAGCAGTAGAGTTCTTAAGAGAAAAAGGACTTGCAGCTGCTTCTAAGAAGGCAGGAAGAATTGCAGCAGAAGGTATCGTTACCACGGTTGTATCAGAAGACGGAAAATCTGCAGCAATCGTTGAAGTAAACAGTGAGACAGACTTTGTTGCAAAGAACGCTCAGTTCCAGACCTATGTTGCTGAAGTTGCAACTCAGGTGCTTACTTCCCAGGCAACAGATATGGAAGGATTCCTTGCAGAGCCATGGACACAGGACAACTCCTTAACCGTTGCTCAGGCATTATCCAGCCAGATCGCTGTGATTGGGGAAAATATGAACATCAGAAGATATAAGAAGATCGTTACCGAAGGAGTCGTTGTTGATTACATCCACGGCGGCGGAAGAATCGGTGTCCTGATTGAAGCTGATGCAGAAGTAGTGAATGATACGGTAAAGGAAGCTTTAAAGAATATTGCCATGCAGATCGCTGCATTAACACCAAAGTATGTGAAGAGAGATGAGATTCCTCAGGATTTCATTGATCATGAGATGGAAATCTTAAAGGTTCAGGCTAAGAATGAGAATCCGGATAAGCCAGATAACATTCTTGAGAAGATGATTGTAGGTCGTTTAAACAAAGAATTAAAAGAATTCTGTCTGGTAGATCAGGCTTATGTAAAAGATGGAGATTTAACTGTTGGAAAGTACTTGGAGCAGGTTTCCAAGGAAGTCGGCGGTAAGGTAGATGTGAAAAAGTTCGTACGCTTTGAGACTGGTGAAGGTCTTGAAAAGAAGGAAGAGAACTTTGCAGAAGAAGTTGCTAGGCAGATGCAGTAATCTTGTAGCAGGATTCTGGGGGGAATCCCATGGGTATCCATGGGATTTTTCTTTTAAAACAGTGTCCGTTTACCATTGACAAATGTTTCCATAACTGACGGACATCACTATACCAAAGGAGTTGAGGAAAGTGGCTAAATATATTTTAAAGCGTATCGCTATGGCGATCGTAACCATCTTTGCTGTTGCAACGGTTACTTTCTTTGTCATGAATATGGTGCCAGGCGGCCCCTTCATGTCAGAGAAGGCCATCAGCCCACAGGCCCAGGCGGCCCTTAATGAAAAGTACGGCCTGGACAAACCGTTAGGCGAACAGTATATCACCTATATGAAGGATCTGCTTCACGGCAATTTAGGATTAAGCGTAAAACAGCGCGGCCGTACGGTGAACATGATCATTGAAACTAAATTTCCTGTATCTGCAAGGATCGGCGGAATGGCAATTCTGACCGCTGTTCTTGTTGGAGTTCCATTAGGCAGTATTGCTGCATTCAAGCGCGGAACCGCAGTTGATAATATTATCATTATCTTCAGTACATGCGGAATCGCAGTACCGAGTTTTGTTGTCTGTACTATATTAATGTATATTTTGAGTTTAAAGCTGGGACTTTTGCCTACGTTTGGACTGGCGTCGTGGAAAAACTACATTATGCCTGTCATGGCTCTTTCCTTTTATCCGTCCTCTTATATCGCACGTCTGATGCGTTCTTCCATGTTGGATGTTATGGGACAGGATTACATGAGAACAGCCCGTGCCAAAGGGCTTTCCCAGATGGTCAGCATCTTTAAGCATGCACTTCGTAACGCCATTCTTCCGGTTGTTACATATTTAGGACCGCTTTTGGCCTATACCGTAACAGGAAGTTTTATTGTTGAAAAGATATTTACGATTCCGGGCCTGGGATCTGAATTCATCGGTTCCATTACAGGACGTGACTATCCTCTTATCATGGGTACTACGATCTTCCTTGCTACTTTAATGGTTATCATGAATGTGCTGGTCGACGTTGCTTATAAATTCATCGATCCGCGAATTAATCTGAAGTAAGGGAAAGGAGAAAGAAATGCCAAAGAATAAATTATCATTACAGCTAAATGTAGAAGACTTTCTCCCGGCAAGTGATGCAGAAAAAGAAAGCCTGACAGTCATGCGTAAGAGCGTTGGATTTTGGAAGGATGGAATCAGACGCCTTAAAAAGAATAAGATTTCAATGATCAGCCTTGCTATTATCATTGTTGTATTTATTTTGTCCTTTTTAGTCCCTCAATTCTACCCATATAGGTATGAACAGCAGATCCGTGGAAGTGAAAATCTTGCTCCCATGCAGTATTCTGAAAAAGAACTGACTGCTATAGAATCGGGAGAGAAAGTATTTCCTCATATTTTAGGAACGGATAACCTGGGTCGTGACTATGCGGTCCGTGTCATGATGGGAAGCCGTGTTTCCCTGATGGTCGGTCTGATCGCTTCCTGTATCATTTTACTCATCGGATCCCTTTACGGTTCCATCGCAGGCTTCTTCGGCGGCTGGGTGGATATGATTATGATGCGTATTGTAGATATGATTTATACAGTACCAGATATTTTGATTATCGTTTTGCTTTCCGTTGCATTTGACCAACCGCTAAAAGCCTTGTCTCAAAGGCCCGGTTTTCAGTGGATCCAGGTCATCGGTGTTAACTTAATCAGTATCTTTGTTGTATTTGCCCTGCTTTATTGGGTAGGTATGGCACGTATCGTGCGAAGCCAGATCCTGATTTTAAAGGAGCAGGAATATGTAACTGCGGCAAGAGCCCTTGGAGCATCCAGCGGTCATATCATTAAGAAACATTTGCTTACAAACTGTATTGGTACCTTAATTGTTACGACTACGCTGCAGATTCCATCTTCAATTTTTACGGAGAGCTTTTTAAGCTTCCTTGGCCTTGGCGTTGCTGCGCCCATGCCTTCTTTGGGAAGTCTTGCAAGCGCTGCGTTAAATGGTCTGCAAAGTTATCCGCACCGTTTATTTGCACCGGCACTTATGATTTCTATCATTATTCTAAGTTTCAACCTGTTGGGCGATGGTCTGCGTGACGCATTCGATCCAAAGCTGAAAGATTAAGGAGGAGAGATTCGATGAACGAATATTTGGTTAATATTGAAAATGAACGTCTTTCCTTCTTTACCCCGGCTGGAGAAGTGAAGGCTCTTAATGATGTATCCCTTCATCTTCGTGAAGGAGAAGTTCTGGGTATTGTAGGTGAGTCCGGTTCCGGTAAGTCCGTAACAGCCTACAGCCTTATGGGACTTACAGCTTATCCTGGACGCATGATTGGCGGATCCCTTCAGTTTAACGGTCACCAGATTGAGAAGATGACAGAGAAGGAAATGAGAAAGATCCGGGGAAATGAAATTTCTATTATTTTCCAGGATCCCATGACCAGTTTAAACCCGGTTTACACAGTTGGAAACCAGATCACTGAAGTGATCATGCTTCATACAAATAAAAATAAACAGCAGGCGAATGAAAGAGCAAGGGAGCTTCTGACCCTGGTAGGGATCAATGAGCCTGATAAGCGTTTGAAGCAGTATCCTCACGAGCTGTCCGGTGGTATGCGCCAGCGTATCATGATTGCCATTGCTCTTGCATGTGAGCCAAAGCTTTTGATCGCTGATGAGCCGACTACCGCTCTGGATGTAACCATTCAGGCACAGATTCTGGAACTGATGATGGAACTGAAAGAAAAACTTGGGATGGCGATCATCATGATCACTCATGACCTGGGTGTGGTTGCGAACATGTGCGACCGAATTGCAGTTATGTATGCGGGAAAAGTAGTAGAATACGGCAATACGGATGATATTTTCTATAATCCAAGCCATGAATATACAAAAGGTCTGATCCGAAGCATTCCTAAGCTTACGGAAAAAGAGCACAACAAGCTTGTTCCTATTGAAGGAAGCCCTGTGGATATGTTAAATCCGCCGGCTGGATGTCCTTTTGCGCCCAGATGCCGCGCCTGCATGAAGATTTGCCTGCGTGAAATGCCGCCGTATACGGATATATCCG from Lacrimispora sphenoides JCM 1415 encodes the following:
- the tsf gene encoding translation elongation factor Ts, producing the protein MAAVTAGMVKELREMTGAGMMDCKKALAETDGDMDKAVEFLREKGLAAASKKAGRIAAEGIVTTVVSEDGKSAAIVEVNSETDFVAKNAQFQTYVAEVATQVLTSQATDMEGFLAEPWTQDNSLTVAQALSSQIAVIGENMNIRRYKKIVTEGVVVDYIHGGGRIGVLIEADAEVVNDTVKEALKNIAMQIAALTPKYVKRDEIPQDFIDHEMEILKVQAKNENPDKPDNILEKMIVGRLNKELKEFCLVDQAYVKDGDLTVGKYLEQVSKEVGGKVDVKKFVRFETGEGLEKKEENFAEEVARQMQ
- a CDS encoding ABC transporter ATP-binding protein, producing MNEYLVNIENERLSFFTPAGEVKALNDVSLHLREGEVLGIVGESGSGKSVTAYSLMGLTAYPGRMIGGSLQFNGHQIEKMTEKEMRKIRGNEISIIFQDPMTSLNPVYTVGNQITEVIMLHTNKNKQQANERARELLTLVGINEPDKRLKQYPHELSGGMRQRIMIAIALACEPKLLIADEPTTALDVTIQAQILELMMELKEKLGMAIIMITHDLGVVANMCDRIAVMYAGKVVEYGNTDDIFYNPSHEYTKGLIRSIPKLTEKEHNKLVPIEGSPVDMLNPPAGCPFAPRCRACMKICLREMPPYTDISDIHYSACWLLQKQEYEQAQKGDA
- a CDS encoding ABC transporter permease: MPKNKLSLQLNVEDFLPASDAEKESLTVMRKSVGFWKDGIRRLKKNKISMISLAIIIVVFILSFLVPQFYPYRYEQQIRGSENLAPMQYSEKELTAIESGEKVFPHILGTDNLGRDYAVRVMMGSRVSLMVGLIASCIILLIGSLYGSIAGFFGGWVDMIMMRIVDMIYTVPDILIIVLLSVAFDQPLKALSQRPGFQWIQVIGVNLISIFVVFALLYWVGMARIVRSQILILKEQEYVTAARALGASSGHIIKKHLLTNCIGTLIVTTTLQIPSSIFTESFLSFLGLGVAAPMPSLGSLASAALNGLQSYPHRLFAPALMISIIILSFNLLGDGLRDAFDPKLKD
- a CDS encoding ABC transporter permease; protein product: MAKYILKRIAMAIVTIFAVATVTFFVMNMVPGGPFMSEKAISPQAQAALNEKYGLDKPLGEQYITYMKDLLHGNLGLSVKQRGRTVNMIIETKFPVSARIGGMAILTAVLVGVPLGSIAAFKRGTAVDNIIIIFSTCGIAVPSFVVCTILMYILSLKLGLLPTFGLASWKNYIMPVMALSFYPSSYIARLMRSSMLDVMGQDYMRTARAKGLSQMVSIFKHALRNAILPVVTYLGPLLAYTVTGSFIVEKIFTIPGLGSEFIGSITGRDYPLIMGTTIFLATLMVIMNVLVDVAYKFIDPRINLK